A stretch of the Lytechinus variegatus isolate NC3 chromosome 5, Lvar_3.0, whole genome shotgun sequence genome encodes the following:
- the LOC121415983 gene encoding dehydrogenase/reductase SDR family member 11-like, with amino-acid sequence MERWVGRVALVTGASVGIGAAITRALVRHGMIVVSCARGVDKIQAIKCELEAESAPGKVHPIQCDLTKKDQIAAMFEEIKKEFRVVDVCINNAGLSTGCQLVNGNPEDWQVALDVNVMALCICTQNSIKLMLDNNVNDGQIIHLNSMSGYRVVGDGFYCGTKYMVTALIEGLRKELRAMKKNIRVCGISPGIVETEFAARKARQDPGECSFYQTNPSIKAEDVANQVIHILQQPPHVQIHDILLRATEQVL; translated from the exons ATGGAGAGATGGGTTGGACGAGTTGCCTTGGTAACAGGAGCATCAGTTGGTATTGGAGCAGCAATTACTAGAGCCCTTGTAAGACATGGGATGATTGTCGTCTCCTGCGCCCGTGGGGTTGACAAAATACAG GCGATAAAATGTGAGCTTGAAGCTGAGTCTGCACCTGGTAAGGTTCATCCAATCCAGTGCGATCTTACCAAGAAAGATCAGATAGCAGCCATGTTTGAAGAGATCAAGAAGGAGTTTAGGGTAGTTGATGTATGTATCAATAACGCAGGTCTGAGCACGGGTTGCCAACTTGTGAACGGTAATCCGGAAGATTGGCAAGTAGCACTAGAT GTAAATGTCATGGCTCTGTGTATTTGCACACAAAATTCAATCAAACTAATGCTGGATAACAATGTGAATGATGGACAGATTATACATTTGAATAG CATGTCAGGCTACAGAGTGGTAGGAGATGGTTTCTACTGTGGAACCAAGTACATGGTGACTGCTTTGATAGAAGGTTTACGAAAAGAACTCAGGGCAATGAAAAAGAACATCAGAGTTTGC GGTATTTCACCAGGTATTGTTGAGACTGAATTTGCAGCAAGGAAAGCACGCCAAGATCcaggagaatgttctttttatcAGACAAATCCG AGTATCAAAGCAGAAGATGTTGCCAATCAAGTCATTCACATTCTTCAGCAGCCTCCTCATGTTCAG atTCATGATATACTGCTTCGAGCAACTGAGCAAGTGTTATAG